CCCAGTTTTGGACAATATTTTAGAGAGGCTGGTAGAAATATGCTCAGGGAGGATTTTTGCTCCCTGATACACAAATCCATCACATTTGGATCAACTGCAGCAGCTAAGAGCTGCTGATGGTGGATGGAACTCACAAAGAGCGTTGTTTTTGCAGGAATCCTGATGCCATCAATGACATGCTCCTTGTCTATCCAGCGCAGTGTCCCTGGGACAGGTGGGTACAGCCGCAGCGATTCCTTCAAAACCTGCATCAGTGAAAAGCACAAAAGGTCAGTTAGTTAATACAGTGtaggaagcagaaataaaactaattacTTCCCTATGACCTTTCACTTCGGCTAAATGGGAGCTCTGGCTTGTGGAATAGATGCTGATGTACCTGCCCTGGACACCTGTGGGCAAAATATACGGCTAAGTCAGCTCTTTCAGGCCTGGTTCTTTCTTACAACTggtaaaacacagagaaaaaaagtagaacCACAAGAGATCCCATGCACTGAACTGATCTAACACCTCAAGTCAACAACTATGTGAAAAAGTACTGTGAAGCAAAATCAAAGAAAGTATCTGAGAGTGATGTCTCATGCTCCTGATGAGCTGTTCCTGGTGCTAGCTGCCATGAGGACGACTGGTTGCTCCCACCTCCTTCCCActctcagcactgctcccacctttgtcctgcttctgctgctcaggGAGCTGAGCCAGGTCACAACACCAAAATGACAAAGCAACTtggcaaaggaaaatgaatagGGAACAGCGAGTTAAAATAAATGGAGTGAGACCATTTCTTTTGGTGGCGGTGAGCTGTAAGAATGCCTTATTTCATCAAAGTGAGACCTAATTAACAGCACACATTAGCATCGCACTGAAAATGCAATTAACAGTGTGTATGCATGAGTggattaatgaaaaaaaaaagcatggaCAAAAGGATTCAGAATTGCCTGAGCGGCAGGAGAGGAGTCCCATGGTCTCTGATACTTCAGTGATGGACAAGCTCTGACCAAAGATGACTGTGATGTTGGTTGCATAGATCCAAGCTTGCTCATTATATAATCTGCTTTGAGAGGCTGTCATATGAGCTGTCTCAAAACTGAAAGGCATAGATACCTCATCCCAATTGGAGCGGTATAATTGTGATGGTGTTTGGAGAAGCCTAAGGAAACCTGTTGATTTCTGTAATCACACAGAGATGCCTTTTTCTTAGGAGAAATACACCTTTGAAAGGTACCTACTATCAAAGCACAGTGATTTGTTGAACAGGATACACCAAATGGTAAAACAGCATCATATCTCCTCAGCAGGGCAGTTTAAGAGAAAAGCAATCATAACACAATACTAAAATCACATGGAAATCTAAGCAGAAGAATAGCTGTCATGGCTGCAATTCAGCCTCTCCTGAGGGCTACTGGTATCCCCCTTCTTGTAAAAAAGGATATGTAATACAAACACTGGCGAGTAGCCAAGCCCTGGCTTTGCAGCTCATTACCAACTAGCATTTCTATACACAAGACCTCTTTCTTAGGACCAAACTCTCTTTTATTCAATCCCAACCCCCCAAGTGACTGAAGAGGGTTTCAAGACTGAGTAATAAAAAACGAATTACAAAAACTACCCTCTATTTCTGGACGTCCTCAAATCCCGTTGAGTTTATGGTGCATGGTGAGATCATAGCTGGAAATGCTTTAGCAATAATCAAACAAAAATAGAGCTGTGATTTTGGGAAGTGTGTGGGATTCATACACAGGTTGGGCTCAGAGTTGCAAACCCTTCTTTAAATACGACTGAGTAAACAGGTAGGGATTAAGCAACTCCACTCTAGCTTCCAGCTTGCTCATAATTAAGGAAAGCAGTGAAGGAATTGTGTGGGATTTGGGAAAACAATTTGAAGAGCATCCTTCCCATCAAGCCTGGGCTGCTGCAAATGGCTCACGGCACCTGCTTGCTGACTCTCTTTGGACAAACACCATCAGGATCAAATCTGACATTGTCCCTAAAATGTTAAAAGTGTGGGGCTTCTCCACAACATGGCAGAGGTGCTAAAAACCAGCTACAACTGGTAATTTACCTCACTCCTGCAGTACCTGCGATAAGTAGGTGAGTTTGCCAAGATCCTCATAGTCAAGGTCTCTCTTAGCACCAAGAACATCATCCACTTCGGCCTGAAGCCTGCAGTTCAATTAAAAATGGTTAGCTGCAGACACCCACTTCTTGCTAGGCAAGTTGACAATTACATTTGTAACTTCCCAGACACTGAGTTGGACTTTGACTCCCATCCTCAGGCTAAATGCCTACTGATTCCTAGCCAGCCTGCCTGAACTTGTGCCTCTTATCAGCAATGGGCTGATACCAGCAGTGGGTGTACAGCACAAGCAAATCAGGTAAGATTCAGGACCAGTATGTATAAaggctttgaaataaaaagcctCACCAGCTAGATAGACTTGAAATAACTCCTCTTaagcttatttttttatattttaaatatacagaGACAATGAAACTGTTTATTTTGGAAGTGAGGCTAGAATTTACTGGGAATTTATCTTAGCTTTTTAATAATCCTTATCAGTAAGTTCACCCTGAAATTAACAGCAAGCTGGAGCACACGTACCTTTCCAGTATTTCAGGATGCTGAGCCAGTGCCATTACGGTAAATGACAACTGATTGGCAGTAGTTTCATGACCTAATGACACCAAAAATAAGTTTCATTGTTAGTATGAAATAATATAATGACAGAAAGATGGTTTGTTAGTGTGATTTGTCAACAGGAATCTTTAAATGTCAGGCCCCAGATGTTTTATTTCAAGTACgctagaaattaaaagaaatactaaaaagGTTATAAATCTTATATAAGGAGCTTCCAGCAATGCCAAGAACAAGATGTAGCTGGTAAAGACAAGAGCTATCTTGCTCAGCTCAGTGCCTGCATATGGCACCTACTGGTCATGAGTTCCTTAACAGACAAGCCAGTGAGGTTCAGTATTTGCCTTGCCACATCATGGGACACACCACTCTGCCATGATGCAAGGATTTACTGGTTCTGAGGGAAAACTGAGTTCTAACCATCTTTCCTTGAAATGTCTGATTTATGAGGAtagtttccattttttaatggaTGGACATATGTACTATTTTAAAACAGACTTCTACGAAGATGTCTTTGTTGCAATAatgtttttcttgcagaagaACAGTGTACGGACCTCACCTTCTTAGGAACCTAAATCCTACTGACTTGCAAGGTTGATCTTTCCAAGTTGTTTACCTCATGTGTTCATCTCAGCCACCGCTTTTTCTGACAGGCCTGACAGTGCCTTCTCCTACCAAGTGTTGACTAATGTTCTTAAGGCAAGAACTGTGTTTAATCATGTGGGTGGGGTGACATGAAGACTCATGGAACATGTTACAGATTTAGCAGCATCAGGGAGGAAGTGCAGAACCCCATAAGGAATAGCACTGCACCCCAGGAAGCAGTGGTGCCCTCTGCACTGCAGGCTGGAAACCATTGGCCTGGCTTTATTTGCTATGTTGATATGACTGAAGGGGGATAACGTTGCATTTGCCTATGagaaatttatttctcttcagacCTTGCCCAGCTGGTCCTATGCCAGTGTAATACTGCTGTCTTCCAATCAAGTGACTCCTTATTACAGCAGCATCACACAGAGCAAGCAAGTATGTTAATCATGGCCCTGTAAGAGAGCCCTAAAACGAGTACAGATTCCCACGCAACATATCCAAGCGTTAAATACCAACCTGCAACAAAGAAAGTGATAAAGTTATCCAGAATATTTTCATCATCTCTAGTTTCCTCCAGAGCTGtcaggagagaaaagcaaacaagattaGAAAATACCACCATGCACCATCTGGAACAGCCAGACTGCTCTGCCCCATTTCGCACATTTTGTCTGAGGTAGCATTGGGAGAGGATGCTGAACATTCAACTGGGCGCTGAGCTGCAATCAATATTTGATCCAACATAAACAGAAATTCCAAAACAACTCTCACCATCTTCAGTGTGAAAAACACATTACAGAAGGGCCAAAGTTCACAAAGTTCAGGCCGCCGAAACAATCCCTCCTGAATCTCATGGCAAATCATAACACAGAGAAATTCACTCAAACAGCAATGTGTTCCCTACCATCTCCTTTCAGTATCTGTGTAAGAATATCCAGCGTGTCTTCCTTCCCACTCTGGATGGCCTCTCTCCTCTGCTCAAGGCACTCCTTCCCCACACGCCGCAGCAGCCTCACACTCTCCTGGACCTCCTTTACCAGCTTCTGTTTGCCTGGCATGTACTGAATACAGAATTTCTTCAgtcattttattccttttgttgGTAAAATATGTTGTCAGTGTTATTTTTCAAGCAAGCACCTTGTTTTCTGCTGAGCTACACTTGTCACAAATCTGCTCTCCACAGAACAAAGTGAACAGCCCAAGGTAGAGGGTTTGGGCTGATGTGAGAAACATTTCCATCACTGCATGCTGATGTTCTGCTTTGTCAGAGCTTATGTTTTGGGCTCAGTAAGCAAAATTCCTCACCTTTCCATGGAAAAAACTGCAGCATGCAATACAGAATCTCACCTCTGGACCCAAAAAGGAAAACCGGAGCTCTAAAAGCCTGAACTACAGTTTTTGTGAGAAACTGGAATGATTTTCAacttaaatatttcatattacATCCATAATTTCCTAGTATACGAAATTAGGTCAAAAATATGACTTTTAAGACTGTTCAGATTTCTTCCACCTTGAGTGATGGCTGCCATCCTTCTTGGGAAAATGGCAAAACCCACAATTTTTGTAGTGATGGCTGTAAAAGTGTAAAGCCATATGAGATGATGACACATGCAGGGtggagaaaaggcagaaaggaagcaTTACATGTAAGTTTTGCAAGTGTTATAAAGCATTACTGAATTTTATCTTAATGCACATTGGAGGGGAAGAGATACTGATGACTTTCCCCATTGTATATGGGCCTTGCACAGCTCTAGCCCACTAACTCATGCAGGAGCAGAGGGTCCATGTGGACACAAAGGGAGAGGACTGAAGCGAGGAGCGTACAGACCCGCAAGAAGGGGATACGCATCTTGGTCATTCCCTCCAAAACCATAGTCACAGCATGCGGAAACGGCGTCTGGTCATCGCTCAGTGCATTTAATTCCAAGCCAAAGGCTGCCTGAggagtggaagagaaaaaaaggcaactcACTGCATCCTCCTGGCTCCCTATGGCTGAAGTGAAAGAGAAGAACTGCCTCACTCCACTGCCTTTTATCCTTTAGATACCTCAGAGTAGACCTTGCCTTGAAGGAGGCTGCAAGGGAAGGGCAGTATCTACATTTTACTTCCTCCTTATTTGGAGGATTAATAATTTACTATTACTCTCCCTTCATCCAAATTGTTTGcataaagaagggaaaagccCATGTAAGGCAGACTTCATGCCGACATATAAAGGCAACAATGCAACATCCACACATGAATGAGCACTAGTGTGCCCCTTCTGCCACAGAGGGATGTGAGTTATGAGGCTGTAAGGGCTTTTGCAAATGATCCCTGTCCTGCAGGCCACACTTAGGCTGTGCAGTCCCTTCCCTAACTGTCCCTTCCTATGGGTCAGCCCAAAATGAAGTGacagacaggacaagaggaaacagcctcaagctgcgcATGGGGAAGCTTAGActaggtattaggaaaaaattcttcacctaAAGgattgtcaagcattggaagaggctgcccagggaagtggtggaatcaccttCTctagaagtgttcaaaacccatCTAGATGAGGCCTttagtgacacggtttagtggtggagttggcagtcctggggtaacagctggacttgatgatcttaaagtttttttccaacctagctgattctatgacacaATTAGTCCTTCGGTTCTTCTCACACTGCTGAAGAAAGGTCTTGTTCCCTGGCTCCAGTTCCTAactctgttctgctgctggtaCCCCTTACTTCTATATCTTCCTGCCAActgcagaggaaagaagaaagcgGACAGCTGGTACCTTTGCAATGACATCCATAGTCACCCGGTTCATCATTGTCAGCATgctaaactctttttttccatctgcctTTTCCTCTAGCTTCTCCATCAGctcctctgctttttcattaaaagtttCCATCAGACCCATCAGGTAGCTGAACAATGAATAAGAATGAGTGATGGGGGCTCTGGAGAGGACATCTTTGCTCAGGCAAAATTATCTTCATTACTTTCCATAGAAAAGCATAAAGatgttattattaataataatacttttgccttaatactttaaaaagtaaacagaTAAAATTAGTTAAATTCTTCTtacagcagccctgctccaccCTACCATGTGAACAACAGCTGTCATGGCAAAGCGCTTTGGACCTGTGCATGCAAAAGCAAATAGACTTTAACTTCATACCCTAAACGCAATACAACAAACCAGAACAATCCCCTGCCTATCAATTAGGTGAATGCTAAGATGCTGAGGTCTGTTCTCCAATAGGATAAAGCAGCCATCACCACACTCCTGGACACACAAGCCTGGGATCTTTCTGCCATCATTGAGCTTATATGGTTGCCACCACCCCATGGCAAGGCTGGTCACATTATGCTAGTCATGGAAATGGTGTGTTGGACTCGTAAGTAAAACGTGATTTTGGCATaaaaagtttggggttttttacctcTTTCTAAATATCAAATAATGGGTCAATGATggaaagaataatgaaaatacCGCAGAAATTACAGCTAGATCATCCCAGAAATATTTGCCTTACGTTCGGCTGAAGGCTGGATCCATTATCTTCCGCTGCTTGTGCCAATGCTCATGGTTGCAAACAGTTACCAAGCCATTCCCTATGAACCTAGCATTTAGGAAAACAAGGACAGGAACAGTTTTCACCAAGGGAGCCAGCCAAGCCCCATGCAGCCACAAGGATAAGTCTTACACATCTCCTTCCTTGTATTTTTCCCAC
The Lathamus discolor isolate bLatDis1 chromosome 6, bLatDis1.hap1, whole genome shotgun sequence DNA segment above includes these coding regions:
- the LOC136017251 gene encoding cholesterol 24-hydroxylase isoform X3, encoding MSPQYPKDRFVYGRMSNIFGERFIGNGLVTVCNHEHWHKQRKIMDPAFSRTYLMGLMETFNEKAEELMEKLEEKADGKKEFSMLTMMNRVTMDVIAKAAFGLELNALSDDQTPFPHAVTMVLEGMTKMRIPFLRYMPGKQKLVKEVQESVRLLRRVGKECLEQRREAIQSGKEDTLDILTQILKGDALEETRDDENILDNFITFFVAGHETTANQLSFTVMALAQHPEILERLQAEVDDVLGAKRDLDYEDLGKLTYLSQVLKESLRLYPPVPGTLRWIDKEHVIDGIRIPAKTTLFFSTYIMGRMEKYFKDPLTFNPDRFSKDAPKPYYCYFPFSLGPRSCIGQAFAQMEAKVVMAKLLQRFEFELVPGQSFKLFDAGTLRPLDGVMCKLKPRTVARSCQE
- the LOC136017251 gene encoding cholesterol 24-hydroxylase isoform X1; translated protein: MEALRAVAELLLALCVLAFGLYCCYVKYIHVKYDHIPSGPRASFLFGHLPIIWRMLRKEELVHDFFLQWAEKYGPVVRLNAFHRVSVMVLSPEGVKEFLMSPQYPKDRFVYGRMSNIFGERFIGNGLVTVCNHEHWHKQRKIMDPAFSRTYLMGLMETFNEKAEELMEKLEEKADGKKEFSMLTMMNRVTMDVIAKAAFGLELNALSDDQTPFPHAVTMVLEGMTKMRIPFLRYMPGKQKLVKEVQESVRLLRRVGKECLEQRREAIQSGKEDTLDILTQILKGDALEETRDDENILDNFITFFVAGHETTANQLSFTVMALAQHPEILERLQAEVDDVLGAKRDLDYEDLGKLTYLSQVLKESLRLYPPVPGTLRWIDKEHVIDGIRIPAKTTLFFSTYIMGRMEKYFKDPLTFNPDRFSKDAPKPYYCYFPFSLGPRSCIGQAFAQMEAKVVMAKLLQRFEFELVPGQSFKLFDAGTLRPLDGVMCKLKPRTVARSCQE
- the LOC136017251 gene encoding cholesterol 24-hydroxylase isoform X2 — protein: MEALRAVAELLLALCVLAFGLYCCYVKYIHVKYDHIPSGPRASFLFGHLPIIWRMLRKEELVHDFFLQWAEKYGPVVRLNAFHRVSVMVLSPEGVKEFLMSPQYPKDRFVYGRMSNIFGERFIGNGLVTVCNHEHWHKQRKIMDPAFSRTYLMGLMETFNEKAEELMEKLEEKADGKKEFSMLTMMNRVTMDVIAKAAFGLELNALSDDQTPFPHAVTMVLEGMTKMRIPFLRYMPGKQKLVKEVQESVRLLRRVGKECLEQRREAIQSGKEDTLDILTQILKGDALEETRDDENILDNFITFFVAGHETTANQLSFTVMALAQHPEILERLQAEVDDVLGAKRDLDYEDLGKLTYLSQVLKESLRLYPPVPGTLRWIDKEHVIDGIRIPAKTTLFHLHNGKDGKVFQGSTHFQSRPI